The stretch of DNA GGGGAGGCGAACGCGATGCCGGCGAACAGCGCGACCTTCATCTGCAGGGAGAACGGGCCCACCACACCGGTGACGACCAGCGCCCCACAGCGGCCGGTGGAGACACCCTTCACACCCGGTTGACAGACCGGGTCGATCATCGCGTGCACGATGTGGTCGTAGAAGTACCAACCGGCTACCGCGCCGATGATGATGGCGATCAGCGAGCGGACCAGCCGCCGCCGCAATTCCCGCAGATGCTCCATCAGCGGCATGCGGTTGGCATCGGAGGCCGACCCGCGCGGCGCCCGATTTCCGATGCCCGCGCTCATTGCAGCAGCAGCAATATCAGCTGTCGGTGCGGTTGTCCGGAGGCTCGACCACGCCGCTCACCTGGCGCGGTTGCGGCGCCGCAGCGTTGCCGTCGTCGTCATTGCTGCTGATCGACTTCTTGAAGATGTGCAGCGACTCGCCGAGGGACTTGGCCATGTCTGGCATCCGCTTTGCGCCGAACAGCAGCATCACGACAAGTGCGAGAAGAATGATCTCGCCGGTTCCGAGCCTGCCCATTTCCTATGCCTCTCGTCGGTGGTGTCAGATTACAGCCGAATGACCCGTTAAGGGACATCTCAGAGTTATTGGACGGCGAAGATCGCTAACGGCCGGTAGCCGCACGCCCGGTCAGTGCCGGGTACGGGACAGGTCTCCGGCCGCCTGATGCAACGCCGTACTGGCGTCACGGAGCTCGCCGGATACACGCCGAACCTCGCGGTTGAGTACTCGCACATGCCCGAATAATCTGACCGCAGGTATCGCAACCACGAGCAGCCCGGCGACACCGACCAACACCCAGAGCGCGATCCACACGCCTAGACGGTAGCCGACGGAGGCCGACCCCGGGCGCCCGCACCGACCAGGGCCCGTACCGCCGGAACGCCCCGGGCCACCAGTTCCTCGACCACGTCCGCAGTCACCGGCCGGCGCACCCGCAACGAGCAGTCCGGGCAGCCGAACACGTAGTAGGAGCCCTTCGGCGGCGCGCTCACCACGATGCGCACATCGGCGGCGTTGACCCGCACGTGCCCGCACGCCGGGCAGGTGACCTTTAGTTGGGTCATCTCGGCCTCACAGACCCTCACCGTACGCGGCCAGGGCCGCACTGGCCTGTAACCGCACCGTGTCCGCGAGTTCCGGCGGGTCGAGCAGCGCCGCGTCGGCACCCAACCGCAGCGCCAACCGCACCACCCAGGCCGGGTCTGCCGTGCGCAAGCGCACCACGGTGCCGCCGTCGGGCTGCTCCTCGAGCGCCTCACACGGGTAGTACTCGCTGACCCAACGGGCCCGCGGGGTGAGTCGGAAGGTGGCCACGGTGTCGTCCGCGCCGGGACGGAACAGC from Sporichthyaceae bacterium encodes:
- a CDS encoding Sec-independent protein translocase subunit TatA is translated as MGRLGTGEIILLALVVMLLFGAKRMPDMAKSLGESLHIFKKSISSNDDDGNAAAPQPRQVSGVVEPPDNRTDS